A region of Myxococcaceae bacterium JPH2 DNA encodes the following proteins:
- a CDS encoding YegS/Rv2252/BmrU family lipid kinase has translation MKTFLVVNPRSANGQTGKRWAEISAQVSRALGDFGHAFTSGGMDAARLARQAIEEGYESIVAVGGDGTLNEVTNGFFRDGKAINPNAALGLIPRGTGGDFRRTFGWDLELDSALERLRTDKTEPFDVGRIDFTNNEGQPETRYFANIASFGVSGLVAKEVNQSSKALGGNLSFVWGTVKGLVKYADRTVRLSVDGGPPESVSITTVAVANGRYFGSGMFVAPDAVTHDGYFDVTLWSGYGLSDFVLKSKGVYNGDHVNWKGTRRLRCRTLRAEPEDGDVFLDVDGETPGRLPCTMTLVPSAIRLKV, from the coding sequence ATGAAGACGTTCCTCGTGGTCAACCCGCGCAGTGCCAACGGGCAGACGGGGAAGCGATGGGCGGAGATCTCCGCTCAGGTGAGCCGGGCGCTGGGCGACTTCGGGCACGCATTCACCTCGGGCGGCATGGATGCCGCGAGGCTCGCGCGCCAGGCCATCGAGGAAGGCTACGAGAGCATCGTCGCGGTGGGCGGAGACGGCACGCTGAACGAGGTCACGAACGGCTTCTTCCGCGACGGGAAGGCCATCAACCCGAACGCGGCGCTGGGGCTGATTCCGCGTGGCACGGGCGGCGACTTCCGCCGCACCTTCGGGTGGGACCTGGAGCTGGACTCGGCGCTGGAGCGCCTGCGCACCGACAAGACCGAGCCCTTCGACGTGGGCCGCATCGACTTCACCAACAACGAGGGCCAGCCGGAGACGCGCTACTTCGCGAACATCGCCTCGTTCGGCGTCAGCGGACTGGTGGCGAAGGAGGTGAACCAGAGCAGCAAGGCGCTCGGTGGCAACCTCAGCTTCGTGTGGGGCACGGTCAAGGGCCTGGTGAAGTACGCGGACCGCACGGTGCGCTTGTCCGTGGATGGCGGGCCCCCTGAGTCGGTGTCCATCACCACCGTGGCCGTGGCCAACGGGCGCTACTTTGGCAGCGGCATGTTCGTGGCGCCGGACGCGGTGACGCACGATGGGTACTTCGACGTCACGCTCTGGTCTGGCTATGGCCTCAGCGACTTCGTGCTGAAGTCGAAGGGCGTCTACAACGGCGATCACGTCAACTGGAAGGGCACGCGCCGGCTGCGCTGCCGCACGCTGCGCGCCGAGCCCGAGGATGGTGACGTGTTCCTCGACGTCGATGGTGAGACGCCGGGGCGCCTGCCGTGCACGATGACGCTGGTCCCCTCGGCCATCCGGCTCAAGGTGTAG
- a CDS encoding ATP-dependent helicase, translated as MAEVARGLRVEVEADASPPRGDGESSRTLTPFHERLLAEELLAKSADSQHRLAGALSEAKVDLNPHQVEAAMFALDALSRGGCMLADEVGLGKTIEAGLVVGQLMAEGKARILILAPAVLRAQWNAELREKFDLDSVLIDGRNVRANGNCFDQPFPVICSHPFAANKSHLVAEIPWDLVIIDEAHRLRNAHRPNNKTGQALRASLAGRPKLLLTATPLQNNLMELFGLTSLLDEQILGPEHAFRSRYRVDEGGGMSESAACELKERLAPVVQRTLRRQVREYVRYTNRRSIVEDFMPSPEEHDLYEKVSEYLRRAESCAIEPGKKTLLTLCYRKLLASSTYAIAPTLRRLSDNLQKRLEAARLGQQALSLFEPEEAKQFVEEGEEWSDDPAKSPSLRALEQEVWELRQYADLADSIRINAKGEALKRALDRTFTVMRAHSWPEKALIFTESKRTQQYLTDLLSEHGYRGKISLLSGDAGGTPEERRALVDEFRNKTQILICTEAGAEGLNLQFCNLVVNYDLPWNPQRVEQRIGRCHRYGQQRDVLVVNFLNRQNAADARLFELLEKKLSLFDGVFGASDEILGALESGVDFERRVLDIYQSCRHPDEINTAFDKLRGELEGTISKRMTEMRSVVLERFDGDVRRRLRVAGDQAKESLAKRQQEARALTGSVLGSRASGRLQVAKAAYAVRDRTQDAISYLQLDAAGLPSRLARLAGSEGWWFAYKFETTGLKPEEKLVHLVVVKDRDGNFRALPLADGSHFVKLAAKEEKRRQPAPVSVQLMHEQALMAAKDEIIRAAERRNAIELDKAKERADRYVEDCLLESRESVDAAREAWFEARKVVAHTEDIAERAKARAHSDRMERDYRRKLSSLRNEEEKRYASKDRQLAELANKARVTEKRSMIASAYFWLS; from the coding sequence TTGGCGGAGGTCGCGAGGGGTTTGAGGGTCGAGGTCGAAGCGGACGCGTCACCGCCGCGCGGTGATGGCGAGTCCTCGCGAACGCTGACGCCCTTCCACGAGCGGCTGCTCGCGGAGGAACTGCTGGCAAAGAGCGCGGACTCGCAGCACCGGCTCGCCGGCGCGCTGTCCGAGGCCAAGGTGGACCTCAACCCGCACCAGGTCGAGGCGGCCATGTTCGCGCTCGACGCGCTGTCGCGCGGCGGCTGCATGCTCGCGGACGAGGTCGGCCTGGGGAAGACCATCGAGGCGGGCCTCGTGGTGGGCCAGCTCATGGCCGAGGGCAAGGCGCGCATCCTCATCCTGGCGCCCGCCGTGCTGCGCGCGCAGTGGAACGCCGAGCTGCGCGAGAAGTTCGACCTGGACAGCGTGCTGATCGACGGCCGCAACGTGCGCGCCAACGGCAACTGCTTCGATCAACCCTTCCCCGTCATCTGCTCGCACCCGTTCGCCGCCAACAAGTCGCACCTGGTGGCCGAGATTCCGTGGGACCTGGTCATCATCGACGAGGCCCACCGACTGCGGAACGCGCACCGGCCCAACAACAAGACGGGCCAGGCGCTGCGCGCGTCCCTGGCGGGCCGCCCCAAGCTGCTGCTCACCGCCACCCCGCTCCAGAACAACCTCATGGAGCTGTTCGGGCTGACGTCGCTCCTGGACGAGCAGATCCTCGGGCCTGAGCACGCCTTCCGCAGCCGCTACCGTGTGGACGAGGGCGGCGGCATGTCCGAGTCCGCCGCCTGCGAACTCAAGGAGCGGCTGGCCCCGGTGGTCCAGCGCACGCTGCGCCGTCAGGTGCGCGAGTACGTGCGCTACACCAACCGGCGCAGCATCGTGGAAGACTTCATGCCCTCGCCCGAGGAGCATGACCTCTACGAGAAGGTCAGCGAGTACCTCCGGCGGGCGGAGTCGTGCGCCATCGAGCCGGGCAAGAAGACGCTGCTGACGCTCTGCTACCGCAAGCTGCTGGCCTCCTCCACGTACGCCATCGCCCCCACCCTGCGGCGGCTCTCGGACAACCTCCAGAAGCGCCTGGAAGCGGCCCGGCTGGGACAGCAGGCCCTGTCGCTCTTCGAGCCCGAGGAGGCCAAGCAGTTCGTCGAGGAGGGCGAGGAGTGGTCGGATGATCCGGCGAAGTCGCCCAGCCTGCGCGCGCTGGAGCAGGAGGTCTGGGAGCTGCGCCAGTACGCGGACCTCGCGGACTCCATCCGGATCAACGCCAAGGGCGAGGCCCTCAAGCGCGCCTTGGATCGCACCTTCACGGTGATGCGGGCGCACAGCTGGCCGGAGAAGGCGCTCATCTTCACCGAGTCCAAGCGCACGCAGCAGTACCTCACCGACCTGCTGTCCGAGCACGGCTACCGGGGGAAGATCTCCCTCTTGTCGGGCGACGCGGGCGGCACCCCGGAAGAGCGCCGGGCGCTGGTGGACGAGTTCCGCAACAAGACGCAGATCCTCATCTGCACCGAGGCGGGCGCCGAGGGACTCAACCTCCAGTTCTGCAACCTGGTCGTCAACTACGACCTGCCCTGGAACCCGCAGCGCGTGGAGCAGCGCATCGGCCGCTGCCACCGCTACGGCCAGCAGCGCGACGTGCTGGTGGTCAACTTCCTCAACCGGCAGAACGCGGCGGACGCACGCCTGTTCGAGCTGCTGGAGAAGAAGCTCAGCCTCTTCGACGGCGTGTTCGGCGCATCGGATGAAATCCTGGGCGCGCTGGAGAGCGGCGTCGACTTCGAGCGCCGCGTGCTCGACATCTACCAGTCGTGCCGGCACCCAGACGAGATCAACACCGCCTTCGACAAGCTGCGCGGCGAGCTGGAAGGCACCATCAGCAAGCGCATGACGGAGATGCGCTCGGTGGTGCTGGAGCGCTTCGACGGTGACGTGCGCCGGCGCCTGCGCGTGGCGGGAGATCAGGCCAAGGAGAGCCTGGCCAAGCGCCAGCAAGAGGCGCGCGCGCTGACGGGCTCCGTGCTGGGCAGCCGCGCCTCGGGGCGGCTCCAGGTGGCCAAGGCCGCGTACGCGGTGCGCGACCGGACGCAGGACGCCATCAGCTACCTGCAGCTCGATGCGGCGGGCTTGCCGTCACGGCTCGCGCGCCTGGCGGGCAGCGAGGGCTGGTGGTTCGCCTACAAGTTCGAGACGACCGGACTGAAGCCCGAGGAGAAGCTCGTGCACCTGGTCGTCGTGAAGGACCGGGACGGCAACTTCCGCGCCCTGCCTCTGGCTGACGGCAGCCATTTCGTGAAGCTGGCGGCGAAGGAAGAGAAGCGCCGTCAGCCCGCGCCCGTGTCCGTGCAGCTCATGCACGAGCAGGCGCTCATGGCCGCCAAGGATGAGATCATCCGCGCCGCCGAGCGCCGCAACGCGATCGAGCTGGACAAGGCCAAGGAGCGCGCGGACCGCTACGTCGAGGACTGCCTCCTGGAGTCGCGCGAGTCCGTGGACGCCGCGCGCGAGGCGTGGTTCGAGGCGCGCAAGGTGGTGGCCCACACCGAGGACATCGCGGAGCGGGCCAAGGCGCGAGCGCACTCGGACAGGATGGAGCGCGACTACCGCCGCAAGCTGTCCTCGCTGCGCAACGAGGAGGAGAAGCGCTACGCCTCCAAGGACCGGCAGCTCGCGGAGCTGGCCAACAAGGCCCGCGTCACGGAGAAGCGGTCGATGATCGCCTCCGCCTACTTCTGGCTCTCGTAG
- a CDS encoding aspartate aminotransferase family protein — MTVSSKVPALLPTYAPYPFAVHRGEGDRVFDAEGNAYLDWYGGHCVCATGHSHPRVAEAVATQARALMFYSMAASLPVRDLAAQKLVDFAPEAIASVFFCNSGTEANENALKIAILLTGRKKLAGCEGGWHGRTLLALSVTDDAPITQPLSGLLTPAKTLPFNDVAALAQVDLTDVAAVIVEPIQSMAGVRTATPEWLRALRQACDASGTLLIFDEIQTGMGRTGSPFAAQHFGVTPDLLTSAKALASGVPMGATLVSEQVARRLKSGDLGSTFGGGPLACAAMIATLDILHDERLMDRATHVEAVLRRELAGTVVRQIHGAGLLLGLRVGPHAAALRKHLLGARILVGGSHDPEVVRLMPPLSVSEDSVAKLIAAIRAFAA; from the coding sequence ATGACCGTGTCGTCCAAAGTCCCGGCGCTCCTGCCGACCTATGCGCCCTACCCCTTCGCGGTTCATCGCGGAGAGGGGGACCGCGTGTTCGACGCAGAGGGGAACGCCTACCTGGACTGGTACGGCGGGCACTGCGTGTGCGCGACGGGGCACTCGCACCCGCGCGTGGCCGAGGCGGTGGCCACGCAGGCGCGCGCGCTGATGTTCTATTCCATGGCGGCGTCGCTGCCGGTGCGTGACCTGGCCGCGCAGAAGCTGGTCGACTTCGCGCCCGAGGCCATCGCGTCCGTCTTCTTCTGCAACTCCGGCACGGAGGCGAACGAGAACGCGCTCAAGATCGCCATCCTGCTCACGGGCCGAAAGAAGCTGGCGGGCTGCGAGGGTGGCTGGCACGGCCGCACGCTGCTGGCGCTCTCCGTCACGGACGACGCGCCCATCACCCAGCCGCTCTCGGGCCTGCTGACGCCCGCGAAGACGCTGCCCTTCAACGACGTGGCGGCGCTGGCACAAGTGGACCTGACGGACGTGGCCGCGGTCATCGTCGAGCCCATTCAGTCCATGGCCGGCGTGCGCACCGCGACGCCCGAGTGGCTGCGCGCGCTGCGCCAGGCCTGCGACGCGAGCGGCACGCTGCTCATCTTCGACGAGATCCAGACGGGCATGGGCCGCACGGGCTCGCCGTTCGCCGCGCAGCACTTCGGCGTGACGCCGGACCTCCTCACGTCCGCCAAGGCCCTGGCCTCGGGCGTGCCCATGGGGGCAACCCTGGTGTCCGAGCAGGTGGCGCGCCGACTCAAGTCCGGGGACCTGGGCTCGACGTTCGGTGGGGGCCCGCTCGCGTGCGCCGCGATGATCGCCACGCTCGACATCCTCCACGACGAGCGCTTGATGGACCGGGCCACTCACGTGGAGGCGGTGCTGCGCCGCGAGCTGGCCGGCACGGTGGTGCGCCAGATTCACGGCGCGGGCCTGCTCCTGGGCCTGCGCGTGGGACCGCATGCGGCGGCCCTGCGCAAGCACCTGCTCGGCGCGCGCATCCTGGTGGGCGGCTCACACGACCCCGAGGTGGTGCGCCTCATGCCGCCCCTCAGCGTGAGCGAGGACTCCGTCGCGAAGCTCATCGCCGCCATCCGCGCCTTCGCGGCGTAG
- a CDS encoding DUF72 domain-containing protein, producing the protein MAPQRGPAQLDLFTGAAVEPPASARARRGQPVGPAEVSDAVRALGEALPQGIYLGTSSWTFPGWAGIVFDQDASTSQLAREGLAAYARHPILRTVGIDRTFYAPIPATAFAEYAAQVPERFRFLVKAHEACTLARFPLHERYGTQRGQPNERFLHAAYAAEHVVGPFVEGLGEKAGPLVFQFPPQDPAVLGGPARFVERLHAFLAALPKGPLYAVEVRNESLLTEDFAQALADTGTSPVLAAWSHMPPVARQARLTRTFEARAVVARWMLPPNLGYEEARARYAPFDKLVEEDAPTRDVLARVCLAAVRAGRPAFLTINNKAEGSAPLSAIRLAERVMAYREQGGQRAVPGQS; encoded by the coding sequence ATGGCGCCACAGCGAGGACCGGCACAGCTCGACCTCTTCACCGGGGCCGCCGTGGAGCCACCCGCCTCCGCGCGTGCTCGGCGCGGCCAGCCGGTGGGGCCCGCGGAAGTCTCCGACGCCGTGCGTGCGCTGGGTGAGGCGCTGCCACAGGGCATCTATCTGGGCACCTCGTCGTGGACGTTCCCGGGCTGGGCGGGAATCGTGTTCGATCAGGACGCGAGCACCTCGCAGCTCGCGCGGGAGGGCCTGGCCGCCTACGCGCGCCATCCCATCCTGCGCACCGTGGGAATCGATCGAACGTTCTACGCGCCCATCCCCGCCACGGCCTTCGCGGAGTACGCGGCGCAGGTGCCCGAGCGCTTCCGTTTCCTCGTGAAGGCCCACGAGGCCTGCACGCTGGCCCGCTTCCCCCTGCATGAGCGTTATGGCACGCAACGAGGCCAGCCCAACGAGCGCTTCCTGCACGCCGCCTATGCGGCCGAGCACGTGGTGGGCCCCTTCGTCGAGGGGCTGGGCGAGAAGGCCGGGCCGCTCGTCTTCCAGTTCCCGCCGCAGGACCCGGCGGTGCTGGGCGGGCCCGCGCGCTTCGTGGAGCGCCTGCATGCCTTCCTCGCCGCGCTGCCGAAAGGGCCGCTCTACGCGGTGGAGGTGCGCAACGAGTCGCTGCTCACCGAGGACTTCGCCCAGGCCCTGGCGGACACAGGGACGAGCCCCGTGCTCGCGGCCTGGAGCCACATGCCGCCCGTGGCCCGTCAGGCGCGGCTCACCCGGACGTTCGAGGCGCGCGCGGTGGTGGCGCGCTGGATGCTCCCTCCGAACCTGGGCTACGAGGAGGCACGCGCTCGCTACGCGCCCTTCGACAAGCTGGTGGAAGAGGACGCGCCCACGCGCGATGTGCTCGCCCGCGTGTGTCTGGCCGCGGTGCGCGCGGGCCGCCCCGCGTTCCTCACCATCAACAACAAGGCCGAAGGCAGCGCTCCGCTGTCCGCCATCCGGCTGGCCGAGCGCGTCATGGCCTACCGCGAGCAGGGCGGCCAGCGGGCCGTCCCCGGGCAGTCGTAG
- a CDS encoding peptidylprolyl isomerase translates to MRRLPVDLFVRLALLSALAGCAHSNPASPGSANSARARQDIARWEDQRSLGDGQLVAWAVGAEEPLVRARALRALARIQDASTLDAVVAGLTAPAPEVRDEAAFAAGELALSWEPLPEAAREQLTTVLVAAESRESEGRVRASLVEALGKLGTRDAIRHLTGRMTEGPTEWRARAALALGVVARRGGAAGVREVPMAPAAQLLAAGLPEEARYAGAYLLANLRRAETLAALRACLGDVAPDVRALCAKGMGDVGGPEDAATLAALLARETTPRVAAETARALAKLTASCSGPCLPMDALRGLTPSLEHVARGESAWSHPVLAVAQLGLPGFARPLWVELRKELAGAMAHASSEVARADLAWLDCRVAAAMDQQTGALAEVLRCGDGRVPEPRRLALGLREVARAKGAGGADFAVALLSHPDTRVRLAALEAVSERPVPGAADPVRAMLDGTDLVEAGAAASVAGRLKDAQALPAVERLAARVAQASDLAEPVAGALVALKGKGAEPLLREWLQHPHANVRRVAADALTELTGQPVRSARVALPSETVAPAQPVGARLRFHTAKGNFEVALDTEEAPVTSGNLLALARRGYFQGVAFHRVVPDFVAQGGDPRGDGEGGPGYSIRCEMTRRLYRRGVVGMALSGKDTGGSQFFFTHAPQPHLDGRYTAFGEVISGMDVVDALLEGDVMTSVEVIEPGA, encoded by the coding sequence ATGCGCCGCCTGCCCGTCGACCTGTTCGTCCGCCTCGCGCTGCTCTCCGCGCTCGCGGGGTGTGCCCACTCCAATCCCGCGTCCCCAGGCTCCGCGAATTCGGCGCGGGCGCGCCAGGACATCGCGCGATGGGAGGATCAGCGCTCGCTTGGGGATGGCCAACTCGTGGCGTGGGCCGTGGGTGCCGAGGAGCCGCTGGTGCGAGCGCGAGCATTGCGCGCGCTGGCCCGCATCCAGGACGCCTCGACGCTCGACGCGGTGGTGGCAGGACTGACAGCGCCGGCGCCCGAAGTGCGAGACGAAGCGGCCTTCGCGGCAGGCGAGCTGGCCTTGTCCTGGGAGCCGCTGCCCGAGGCCGCGCGCGAGCAGCTCACCACGGTCCTGGTCGCCGCCGAGTCCCGAGAATCCGAGGGCCGCGTGCGCGCCTCTCTGGTGGAGGCGCTCGGGAAGCTGGGCACGCGCGACGCGATTCGGCACCTCACGGGGCGGATGACGGAGGGCCCGACGGAGTGGCGAGCCCGCGCTGCGCTGGCGTTGGGCGTGGTGGCGCGGCGCGGAGGTGCGGCGGGCGTGCGCGAGGTTCCGATGGCGCCCGCGGCGCAGCTCCTCGCGGCAGGGCTTCCTGAGGAAGCGCGCTACGCGGGCGCGTACCTCCTGGCGAACCTCCGCCGAGCCGAGACCCTGGCGGCCCTGCGTGCGTGTCTGGGCGATGTGGCGCCGGACGTGCGCGCGCTGTGCGCGAAGGGAATGGGTGACGTGGGCGGACCTGAGGACGCCGCGACGCTGGCCGCGCTGCTGGCGAGAGAGACGACGCCCCGAGTGGCGGCGGAGACCGCGCGGGCCCTGGCGAAGCTCACGGCGTCATGCAGCGGGCCCTGCCTGCCCATGGATGCGCTGAGGGGCCTCACGCCCAGCCTCGAGCACGTGGCGCGAGGCGAGTCTGCCTGGAGTCATCCGGTGCTGGCGGTGGCGCAGCTGGGCCTTCCGGGATTCGCTCGGCCGCTGTGGGTCGAACTGCGGAAGGAACTCGCGGGAGCGATGGCGCACGCGTCGTCGGAGGTCGCGCGAGCAGACCTCGCATGGCTCGATTGTCGTGTGGCCGCGGCGATGGATCAGCAGACGGGCGCGCTCGCCGAAGTCCTGCGTTGCGGCGACGGCAGGGTGCCCGAGCCGAGGCGCCTGGCGCTGGGCCTGCGTGAGGTCGCGCGTGCCAAGGGCGCGGGAGGCGCGGACTTCGCCGTGGCGTTGCTGAGCCACCCGGACACGCGCGTGCGCCTCGCCGCGTTGGAGGCAGTTTCCGAGCGCCCCGTTCCGGGAGCGGCCGATCCCGTGCGCGCGATGCTTGATGGCACGGATCTCGTGGAGGCAGGCGCCGCGGCGTCCGTGGCCGGTCGACTGAAGGATGCCCAGGCGCTGCCCGCCGTGGAGCGTCTGGCCGCGCGAGTGGCCCAGGCGTCGGATCTCGCGGAGCCCGTCGCGGGCGCGCTGGTGGCGCTGAAGGGGAAGGGCGCCGAGCCGCTTCTGCGCGAGTGGCTCCAACATCCCCACGCGAACGTGCGCCGCGTGGCGGCCGACGCACTCACCGAACTCACCGGCCAGCCAGTGCGCTCGGCGCGCGTGGCGCTCCCCTCAGAGACGGTCGCGCCCGCTCAGCCCGTGGGGGCCCGGCTGCGCTTCCACACGGCGAAGGGGAACTTCGAGGTCGCCCTGGATACGGAAGAGGCCCCTGTCACCTCGGGCAACCTGCTCGCGCTGGCCCGCCGCGGTTACTTCCAGGGCGTCGCGTTCCATCGCGTCGTCCCGGACTTCGTGGCGCAGGGCGGAGATCCGCGCGGCGATGGGGAAGGGGGCCCTGGCTACTCCATCCGCTGCGAGATGACGCGGCGACTCTACCGCCGAGGCGTCGTGGGCATGGCGCTGTCGGGCAAGGATACGGGCGGCAGCCAGTTCTTCTTCACGCACGCGCCGCAGCCCCACCTGGACGGTCGCTACACCGCGTTCGGTGAGGTCATCTCCGGGATGGATGTGGTGGACGCGTTGCTGGAGGGCGACGTGATGACCTCGGTGGAGGTCATCGAGCCCGGCGCCTGA
- a CDS encoding MoxR family ATPase: MTSATPLDRLLASLGAAVQGQPRVLADLVTAFLARGHVLLEGVPGVAKTLTARSMAGALGLLFSRVQFTPDLMPADILGTNIFQPQEHGFRLMKGPIFTEVLVADEINRTPPKTQAALLEAMEERQVTIDGVTHPLPPQFFVVATQNPLELEGTYPLPEAQLDRFLMRVRVGYPDADAEGAMLRAFHQREGRPIDVERVLDAPTLVELQRHAARVACDESILQYVVQVARETRTNPRVRLGASPRAAQALLAASKARAALQGSDFVTPDDVKAVAGSVLNHRLLLKAEAEVEGITADEVLRQTLERVRVPR; encoded by the coding sequence ATGACGAGCGCCACGCCCCTCGATCGCCTCCTCGCCTCGTTGGGCGCCGCCGTCCAGGGCCAGCCGCGCGTGCTGGCGGACCTGGTGACGGCGTTCCTCGCGCGTGGACACGTGCTGCTGGAGGGCGTGCCCGGCGTGGCCAAGACGCTCACCGCGCGCAGCATGGCGGGCGCGCTGGGCCTGTTGTTCTCGCGCGTCCAGTTCACGCCGGACCTGATGCCGGCGGACATCCTCGGCACCAACATCTTCCAGCCGCAGGAGCACGGCTTCCGCCTGATGAAGGGCCCCATCTTCACGGAGGTCCTGGTCGCGGATGAGATCAACCGCACCCCGCCCAAGACGCAGGCCGCGCTCCTGGAGGCCATGGAGGAGCGGCAGGTCACCATCGACGGGGTGACGCATCCTCTGCCTCCGCAGTTCTTCGTCGTCGCCACGCAGAACCCGCTGGAGCTGGAGGGCACCTATCCCCTGCCCGAGGCGCAGCTCGACCGCTTCTTGATGCGCGTGCGGGTGGGCTATCCGGACGCGGACGCCGAGGGCGCCATGCTGCGCGCCTTCCACCAGCGAGAGGGCCGCCCCATCGACGTGGAGCGCGTGCTGGATGCCCCGACCCTGGTGGAGCTGCAACGGCACGCGGCCCGTGTCGCGTGCGACGAGTCCATCCTCCAGTACGTGGTGCAGGTGGCGCGCGAGACTCGCACCAATCCGCGCGTGCGTCTGGGCGCCAGCCCTCGTGCGGCCCAGGCGCTCCTGGCCGCATCCAAGGCCCGCGCCGCGCTCCAGGGCAGCGACTTCGTCACCCCGGATGACGTGAAGGCCGTGGCGGGAAGCGTGCTCAACCACCGCCTCCTGCTGAAGGCCGAAGCCGAGGTCGAGGGCATCACCGCGGACGAGGTGCTTCGCCAGACGCTCGAGCGGGTACGAGTGCCGAGGTGA
- a CDS encoding DUF58 domain-containing protein, producing the protein MSIGRPVPTGLAVSLLVAGLIPAALAGVSSAFGWLVLAFDVAVLSLIALDFVRAPRADDVVVHRDVDPILSSGVDNPVRVRIHARGATALRGEVRDEPPPELRSDGHRQPFIAQPGLVPTTVTYRVHPTARGDAHFGDLHLRLMGPLGLCARQVHVPAAQDVKVYPDLTALSREALALTRSEDASSARTVRLKATEGREFESLREYRPGDDYRHIDWKSSARHGDMRVRTWQPERHQPVLLLLDCGRHMAGEVGGRRKLDHAVDAALRLARVSLDAGDRVGVLAFASDVRAFLPPRQGREHLRLITEALYRVEADLEESDYGRAFDFAFARQTRRALVVLFTDLVDPGASGALLTRTLALRPRHLPLVASLRDEDLEAAATDVPADVPAAYARQVASRLEREYLRTANTLRDAGALVVRAPAHGFGAAALNAYLDVKARGLL; encoded by the coding sequence GTGAGCATCGGGCGTCCGGTCCCCACGGGCCTCGCGGTGTCGCTCCTCGTCGCGGGCCTCATCCCCGCGGCGCTCGCGGGAGTGTCATCCGCCTTCGGATGGCTCGTGCTCGCGTTCGACGTCGCGGTGCTCTCACTCATCGCGCTGGACTTCGTTCGCGCCCCCCGCGCCGATGATGTGGTCGTGCATCGGGATGTGGACCCCATCCTCTCCTCGGGCGTGGACAACCCGGTTCGCGTGCGCATCCACGCGCGAGGCGCCACCGCCCTCCGAGGCGAAGTGCGCGACGAGCCACCGCCCGAGCTGCGGAGCGATGGACACCGGCAGCCCTTCATCGCGCAGCCGGGGCTCGTCCCCACCACCGTCACCTATCGCGTCCATCCCACCGCGCGCGGCGATGCCCACTTCGGCGACCTGCACCTGAGGTTGATGGGCCCCCTGGGCCTGTGCGCGCGACAAGTGCACGTGCCCGCGGCGCAGGACGTGAAGGTGTACCCGGACCTCACGGCCCTCTCGCGAGAGGCCCTCGCGCTCACTCGGTCCGAGGACGCATCCTCCGCGCGCACCGTCCGACTCAAGGCCACCGAGGGACGCGAGTTCGAGTCCCTCCGAGAGTACCGGCCCGGTGACGACTACCGGCACATCGACTGGAAGTCCTCCGCGCGCCACGGCGACATGCGCGTGCGCACCTGGCAACCCGAGCGGCACCAGCCCGTGCTGCTGCTCCTCGACTGCGGCCGTCACATGGCCGGCGAAGTGGGCGGACGCCGCAAGCTCGACCACGCCGTGGACGCGGCGCTGCGACTGGCGCGCGTGAGCCTGGACGCGGGCGATCGCGTGGGCGTGCTCGCCTTCGCCAGCGACGTGCGCGCGTTCCTCCCTCCGCGACAGGGCCGCGAGCACCTGCGACTCATCACCGAGGCGCTCTACCGCGTCGAAGCGGACCTGGAAGAGAGCGACTACGGCCGGGCCTTCGACTTCGCCTTCGCGCGCCAGACGCGCCGCGCGCTGGTGGTCCTCTTCACTGACCTGGTGGATCCGGGCGCATCCGGAGCGCTCCTGACCCGCACGCTGGCCCTGCGTCCGCGCCACCTCCCCCTGGTGGCCTCGCTGCGTGACGAGGACCTGGAAGCCGCCGCCACCGACGTGCCCGCGGACGTTCCCGCTGCCTATGCGCGACAGGTCGCCAGCCGACTGGAGCGCGAATACCTCCGCACCGCCAACACCCTGCGCGACGCGGGTGCGCTCGTGGTGCGAGCCCCCGCGCACGGCTTCGGCGCCGCGGCGCTCAACGCGTACCTGGATGTCAAGGCTCGCGGACTACTCTGA
- a CDS encoding Fic family protein, with amino-acid sequence MEPPDATEQLAPHLQATLALDWRLPSLRADLEAASSRPFEETGAQEDYLANFDLPAHEPVQDARGPRFHSALAQVRALADSGAPLTYARLEETQSLLMGHPVHFRQGEAFAHRGTHRYRHTPELEATFARKVEEDARDECHPVAQATRLYLDLCFFHPFPDGNARAARVWLEYLLRRARLPTPALHPLVLHPKRPGDAENYLRFARRMARAIAGPAAPCLNAC; translated from the coding sequence ATGGAACCGCCGGACGCCACCGAGCAGCTCGCGCCACACCTCCAGGCCACGCTCGCGCTGGACTGGCGCCTGCCCTCGCTGCGCGCGGACCTGGAGGCCGCGTCCTCCCGCCCCTTCGAGGAGACCGGCGCGCAGGAGGACTACCTCGCGAACTTCGACCTGCCCGCCCATGAGCCCGTCCAGGACGCGCGAGGTCCGCGCTTCCACTCCGCCCTCGCGCAGGTGCGAGCCCTCGCCGATTCCGGTGCGCCCCTCACCTACGCGCGACTGGAAGAGACCCAGTCCCTGCTGATGGGCCACCCCGTCCACTTCCGCCAGGGCGAGGCCTTTGCGCACCGCGGCACGCACCGCTATCGCCACACCCCGGAGCTGGAGGCGACGTTCGCGCGCAAGGTGGAGGAGGACGCGCGGGATGAATGCCATCCCGTGGCACAGGCCACTCGGTTGTATCTGGACCTGTGTTTCTTCCACCCGTTCCCGGACGGCAACGCGCGAGCGGCGCGCGTGTGGCTCGAGTACCTGTTGCGTCGGGCCCGACTTCCCACGCCCGCGCTGCACCCGCTGGTGCTGCACCCCAAGCGTCCGGGCGACGCCGAGAACTACCTCCGCTTCGCGCGACGAATGGCCCGAGCCATCGCGGGCCCCGCCGCTCCGTGCCTGAATGCGTGCTGA